A portion of the Stigmatella aurantiaca DW4/3-1 genome contains these proteins:
- a CDS encoding PQQ-binding-like beta-propeller repeat protein: MTRFRLGQRWKREPSAPPLDSIALELDGVNLLSGAVEEPLVEVVPALTRAAAALHSGKQGLAQVSLAEAGLELVLRRTGAEVDLCVVSLGRPARLLRPPVRVDLEELAEAARECGRSFLSDISRVAPETLATPQARELGEALRELGGPGGGQKEPRPEPFSRRVEASEQPGFGFELKDPADLLRSQGRDPGAALGTLLCAGEIWLTLPGHPTAWRAPGPPFLTALELSRQAVELTRAVELGEPRFSLELAGVKPALSLELTAGRGKLGTGPSFEVKGEALAAAMFHLGQALALAISERERTQASNPYLVELTDRCREGLSHLRGAVPPPEGEAQARGRGRAARAGKPLPVPGRLRRLRFEKRWSQKGLTGAEFGQLHLGRQAAVFCSREMACGLSRQDGTMLWRRASSHGVAATADGHVVTADLDRVLGFMGANTSARWLHDHDGLTLGPQLLRQDGLLITLAEDRTVLAFAEVSGREVWRLAPPRTQRSWLATQGHRAMLATDSGYLYGLDISDGQVRYRMRAPQPFHGTPVPWGKHFVAMLGRGSHHALLMADAHSGDVAWTREFHLALPSAPLPSRTRLYVAGDRDREGVLLCLDAKGKLLWERALHLGTGPYALASLPGAVLVTSASGAAARVDTSGELSWRVGAVGEPLAGALPARTSRGVTLIPGEQVRAVDPKGGQVLGQVRAGAGLVALQVDSRLGLYLLDDSGTLGAYRLVSHFTVVDG; the protein is encoded by the coding sequence ATGACCCGCTTTCGTCTTGGACAGCGCTGGAAGCGCGAACCCTCGGCTCCGCCGTTGGATTCCATCGCCTTGGAACTGGATGGCGTCAATCTTCTTTCTGGGGCGGTGGAGGAACCGCTCGTGGAGGTGGTGCCCGCCCTGACGCGTGCGGCGGCGGCGCTGCACTCCGGAAAGCAAGGGCTGGCGCAAGTCTCCCTGGCGGAAGCCGGCCTGGAACTGGTGCTGCGGCGCACCGGGGCCGAGGTGGACCTGTGTGTGGTGAGCCTCGGCCGCCCCGCCCGGCTGTTGCGGCCGCCCGTGCGGGTGGACCTGGAGGAACTGGCGGAGGCGGCGCGGGAGTGTGGCCGGAGTTTCCTCTCGGACATCTCCCGGGTGGCCCCCGAGACGCTCGCCACCCCCCAAGCCCGGGAGCTGGGCGAGGCCCTCCGGGAGCTGGGCGGCCCCGGGGGGGGGCAGAAAGAGCCTCGCCCCGAGCCCTTTTCCCGCCGGGTAGAGGCCTCGGAGCAACCCGGCTTCGGCTTCGAGCTGAAGGATCCGGCGGACCTCTTGCGCTCTCAGGGAAGGGATCCGGGCGCGGCCTTGGGAACCCTGCTGTGCGCGGGCGAGATCTGGCTGACCTTGCCCGGCCACCCCACGGCGTGGCGGGCGCCGGGCCCTCCTTTCCTCACCGCGCTGGAGCTGTCCCGGCAGGCGGTGGAGCTGACGCGGGCCGTGGAGCTGGGCGAGCCCCGCTTCTCCCTGGAGCTTGCGGGGGTGAAGCCAGCACTCTCGTTGGAGCTAACGGCGGGGCGCGGCAAGCTGGGCACGGGCCCTTCCTTCGAGGTGAAGGGCGAGGCGCTGGCGGCGGCGATGTTCCACCTGGGCCAGGCGTTGGCGCTGGCCATCTCGGAGCGTGAGCGGACGCAGGCCTCCAACCCCTACTTGGTGGAGCTGACCGACCGGTGTCGAGAGGGGCTGTCGCACCTGCGAGGGGCCGTCCCCCCTCCTGAAGGAGAGGCGCAAGCGCGGGGACGGGGGCGCGCGGCCCGGGCCGGCAAGCCCCTGCCAGTGCCCGGACGCCTGCGCCGGCTGCGCTTCGAGAAACGCTGGTCACAGAAGGGGCTGACCGGCGCCGAGTTTGGCCAGCTCCACCTGGGGCGCCAGGCGGCGGTGTTCTGTTCGCGGGAGATGGCCTGTGGGCTGTCTCGCCAGGATGGGACGATGCTGTGGCGGCGAGCCTCGAGCCACGGCGTGGCGGCCACGGCGGACGGCCACGTGGTGACGGCGGACCTGGATCGCGTGCTCGGATTCATGGGCGCGAACACGAGCGCCCGGTGGTTGCACGACCATGACGGGCTGACGCTGGGGCCGCAGCTGCTGCGCCAGGACGGGCTGCTCATCACCCTGGCGGAGGACCGGACGGTGCTGGCCTTCGCGGAGGTGAGTGGCCGCGAGGTGTGGCGCCTGGCGCCTCCGCGCACGCAGCGCAGCTGGCTGGCCACCCAAGGTCACCGGGCGATGCTGGCCACGGATTCGGGTTACCTCTATGGGCTGGACATCTCGGATGGGCAGGTGCGCTACCGGATGCGGGCGCCGCAGCCCTTCCACGGCACACCGGTGCCCTGGGGCAAACACTTCGTGGCGATGCTGGGCCGAGGGTCGCACCACGCGCTGCTGATGGCGGATGCCCACTCGGGAGACGTGGCATGGACGCGCGAGTTCCACCTCGCCTTGCCCTCGGCCCCCCTGCCCTCCCGGACGCGCCTGTACGTCGCCGGAGACCGGGATCGAGAGGGCGTCCTGCTCTGCTTGGACGCGAAGGGAAAGCTGCTGTGGGAGCGCGCGCTGCACCTGGGCACGGGCCCCTACGCCCTCGCCTCCCTGCCGGGAGCCGTGCTGGTGACCTCCGCCAGTGGCGCGGCGGCCCGGGTGGACACCTCCGGTGAGCTGAGCTGGCGCGTAGGCGCCGTGGGAGAACCGCTTGCGGGAGCCCTGCCGGCGCGGACCTCGCGCGGCGTGACCCTCATCCCCGGAGAACAGGTGCGCGCCGTGGATCCCAAGGGTGGGCAGGTGCTGGGGCAGGTGCGCGCCGGCGCGGGGCTCGTCGCGCTCCAGGTGGATTCCCGGCTCGGCCTCTACCTGCTGGACGACAGCGGAACCCTGGGCGCCTACCGGCTGGTGTCTCACTTCACCGTCGTGGACGGCTAA